Within the Apus apus isolate bApuApu2 chromosome 8, bApuApu2.pri.cur, whole genome shotgun sequence genome, the region agcagcatgGCAATGTTTTTCCACTTCATATTATGAGCATCTTGCCACATTTCAAATACTTGTTTGTTATTCCAGTGTCACTGAATAAACCCACTTTCTCCTGGTCTTTACAGAAACTCAtaacacagaagagaaacttACCAAGAGGGAAACTCATCATCTTAATGCAGCTACCTCGACTGAAGGTAAATGTTCAACACACAGATTATGCTACTGCATTCCACTTTTACAGTGATGCTGAAAGTCTGTATTTTAATGTGGGCTTTTCTCACTGTGTAAAAATTTAAATCAATGGCCAGTGAAATGTTACTCTCAACCACAGAAGTCTCTTAGCTCTGTTTTAGAGCTCCATTAATGAAATTATCTTCCATAAATCGTTTTAAGTGTGCAAGGTAGTGTTTCAGTCTCCCACATTAAATGAGAACTTcgaataattaaataataaagctTATTTTAAGCAACCAACAGAGGGCCTGATAGCCTTCTAATAAAATTATAACAAAACCGACCTCAATACATTGTAGAGAAACTCTGTCTCAGTCCCTTCAAGATAATACGTTTCTGTTACAGCTTCTTCTATACGTACTCGTTTAACttcataaaagagaaaagacaaaccGCTTTTAATACCGTGAGCCTGTTCTGCTCCTAACCAGTGATCCTCCCCAGTTATCTTCCAGGTGGGGGCAACAGTAAGACAGTTTTCTTGAACCGAGCGTGTGTCCTTCTGCATCAGGGAGCGCAGAGCGGGGAGCGGCGCGTCCCCAGCCCGGGAGCCCCGGCTGCCCGGGCGGCCCTTCCAGCCACCCCTGCCGGGGCGAGGAGCCAGCCCCGCCCTGCCGGGCGGCCCGACCGCCCGCGGCCCCTGCCGCGTCACCTGCCCCGTCACCTGCCCCGTCACCTGCCCATCATCCCCGCCACCTCGGGCTCtgccgcagccccggggccagcccggctgcagagcccagcgcggcggggccggggccggtcCCGGTGGCAGGGCCGGGGCCCTTCGCTGCCGCCCCCGCCACTAGGGCAGCCTCCGCGCCCAGAAGCAGCGGGCCCGTCACACCCGGGAGAGACGCGGCCTCGCCCGTATCCCGCTCCCCGCGCTGCCCACATGCCTGTCGGCCGGGCAGGGTCCCACACCCACCACACGAGGCACGTGGGGGGCGGACCCCGGCTCCCCTCCCAGCCCGCTCCGCTCCGcaccgcccggcccggccccgctccgcggGCGCTACGTGTCGCTCCGGCGGGCGGCAGCTCGGCCCCGCGGGGTGCTGTtggcggcggccccgccggtCGCCGCCTCGGGCCGGTACTTGAGCCAGCAGATGAGCCATGTGACGACGACGGAGAAGAGGGCGAGGATGCTGGCCACCGACAGGCAGATGGGCCCCACCGGCGATGGCGAGGCCGAGGCGCCGGGCCCGGCGTCGCCGCCGTACTGGTTGACGAAGATGAGGCCGGTGAAGAGCAGCACCACCATGGAGAGGAAGGAGACGACGACGCACACGCAGCCGGCGCTCAGCGCCGCCCGCttgcagctctggcagctctCGTAGCCGCCGCCCGAGGAGCGCGGCCCGGCGCGgccggcgggggccgggggggacGGGGCGAGGGCGGCGGCCGCTtcccgggcgcggggcgggcggcggggcggcagcggcggcaggCGGTCCTGGGGCAGCGGGTCGCGGGCCCGCAGCTGCGGCGGGCAGGCGGCGGCCAGCTTGGTGTTGACGGGGAGGCTGTGGACGCGGTGGTCGGGCAGCGCCGTGCGGTGGCGGCAGAGCGGGCAGGCCAGCGAGCCGTCGGCCGACCTGCCCGGCCCCGCTTCGGCGGCGGCGGGTTGCTGCGCGGCCCGCAGGTGCAGCTGGCTCAGGCACTCTTGGCAGAAGGTGTGCAGGCACTCCAGCAGTTTGGGGGCCCGCCGCTCCAGGTCGAAGTAGTTGTAGCAGATCTTGCACTCGTAGTCCTCGTAGCTGGGGGCGGCCGCCGCCTCATCCTCCTCCCTTCGCCCGCCCTGCCCTACACCGCCCTTCTGCGTCGGCTCGGCCATAACATCTCGCCGGAGGGGGGACGGAGAGCCGCGGAAAGGCGGAGAGTCCCGGGCCGCGCCGCGCCTGGgaggcgggcggggagcggagGAGCCGCGGCCCCTTCGCCTCCTGGCCGCGCCCGGGGGCtgcggcgcggcccggcccggcggggagggcgggggggACGCAAGGCCGAGCAGGGCCGGCTGCCCgcgctgccggggctgcccgcgctgccggggctgcccgcgctgccggggctgccggggtTGCTGGCGGCTGctgcgggcggggggcgggatcggcgccgcccgcccccgggAGCGGCTGCCGGAGCGCGGCGGGaggagcgcggcggggccggggcgaaGGGGCTGCTCCCCGGGCCGGCggggctgctctcccagccGGCGGGCCCGCGATGCGGGGCGGCCCGGTGCTTCGGGGCCGCTGGAGCTGATCGGCGGCCGGTGCAGCCGCATCCACCGGGGCTGGCGGGCCCGGCCTTCCCCCGAAGTCCCCGGGTCGCTCTGGCTCTGGGGAACACTCGTAGGTGGAAAGTGCCGGTGGCTTTTAGCCCTGacgtgctttttttttttcaatcgTTGCACTGATTTTAACAGTTGACGGGGATTCCCCGCGGTGATTGGGCGCTAGGACCAGCCGTTCCGATGAACACAGCGATCTCTGCTAAGGAAGGGTTAAGAGGGGAAGGTCCGCACCGTGGCAGGTTAAACATCTGCTCGATACATCGCATCTCACTGGCAAACGTATGTTTTGTCGTTCGTGCACCCCGATTTCCTTTCATGATGCATAGGGAAAATACAAGCTCTTTTACTCTGGAAGCCAGAGACAGAAGGAGCTGCTGatgttttgtatttgtgttGTGACATTGCTTTGCTGGATTGAGAGCTTTTGCCCAATTTACTTAAAACCAATCAAAGCAAAGCATTCGTAGCCTTCAATGTCATACTGTTCAACAGCTTGATAGGTTTCACTAAATCAAATTCTGCTCTGTCACATCAGGGAAGTCTGCAGTAGCTCCATTGTCTTCGGGTGCAGCACAGGCCatagaagtatttatttctctttgtagTCCTGAAAATGCActcaggggcagggacagctctAGGTGGGTAAGGCCCCTGTTTCAGGTACACCACATTGCCTTACcatgctgctgaagctgcatCTTGGGAAAATCAGCTCTAGACTGGGAGTTGTCTCAGCTCAGAGATCTTCCCCGCTTCCCTGCCGTGTGATGTGCTGCAAATGCTGTGGGAAGCTCCCTCACCTCCTCAGGATTGGAGCCTTCTTCTCTATGTCTGTGGTAGGAACCCTGAGCATTCTTGAAAAGCCAAACAGGATGGGGAAACTTGTTTAAAAAGACTGAGTTGTTGGAAAGATGCAAAGGCATATATTGCTGAATTGCAGTGAAGATCTGAAGATTGTCCAGGAGTCCTTGGATGATATAACTAGCAAAAGAGAGAACTTCCTTAAAGTTTTCAGCTTAGCATAGACCGAAATGTTGGCATAAAGTAAAACATGGTAGTGTTGGGTTAAAAAAATAGGGGTGGTTATCTCTGAAGTTAAATctgttaagaatttttttcatcagcttCAAAGGGAACAAGTTTTTATCCTTGAAAATGCcaaggacattttttttaagacagattGGTAAAAACTACTATTGCTCTGACCACAATATTATGTATATGTGCTTAAACCAGTTTTATTCAGAATGAGAAACAGATGAAGATTTTGGGGATTTTTGCAGTCATACCATTGCATATATTCAGATATTAAAATagtgtgggtttgggtttgtttttttttttagctgaagtgAGCACAtggaaataatgtatttttttttgacaaattttAGCATCTTCtcacaagaaattaaaaatcatttGAGGTGAACCTAAAACCTGATCTATAGCTAGCTGAAGCCTGAGGGACCATTTCTATCAGTTTCTCTGGCTCGAGGTTAGTTTCAAATAGTACATTGTTTTGCTGCTGTATCCATCCCGCAGTGAGCACTGTGTGCAATTCTGTTGCCTCTTCTCTGGGAAGGTAAGCTAAGAGGAGTATGTGCAGGGAAGAGCAAGAAGGACCAGGGACTGGGAAGAGCCTCCTTACGAAGGAAACCCAACAGACcaggactccacaacctctggaAGAGCTGGCTTAGAGGAGGTACAACAGCCATCTACAGAACCACTGCAGAACAAGCCAAATGACTGAGACACAGTGCATGGATCTCCAGCATTACAAGGGGATAGAGCCTGCCAAAAGGGATGCTGCCAGCTTCCAGACTTGCCCTGCCAAGGGTGACTGTAACTCTAGAAGGAAAGGGATAAGTGATTTGTTACTTAGTGTATTCCTGCTGTATAGTCTGTTCTGCTGGTCCACTCGTTCTTATAATATTGGAAAGGAAGATGAGGAGCTTGTTTCTAATGGGTTGATtagatattaaatattttggaacAAAACAGGCTAACAACTGGGATGCCTTTCTGATGGGGGTGAGAATTCGGGGTGTTTTATTCTGAGAAAAAACTCTCCAATTAGCTAAAAATGCAGTTCTTGCTGAGTCAAGAAAGAGATTCCTTCATCCTAATATGAAGTCTAAATTGCTTCAATTGAAGAGTGTATGATTCCTGAGTTTTATGAGTAAGGATAACAGAGAATGgattaaattttccttttttttggttcaCAGttattttcccccaaaaaatgtGGACTAAATTTGTACTCCCACTGGTGAATGCCAGTTTGGAAGAATTCCAGCTGAATCATTGCAGTTTCCCTACTTCCACATTCCTTACTGAGTGTAGAACCAGGCCCTGCATGCATCGTTTTACTGCTTTTAGACCTCAGGGAATATAATCAGGAGCCAGGCAGAGGTCCCATTCCAGATCAAGTCTTTCATATGCAGATTAtaaaatcagtgaaaaacaaGCTTGGTTTGGCAGTTACTTTTAAAAGAGACCTCTGGATGATTTTATCAACAGCAGTAGAGGCAATTCATTCTTTATGTTACAAGTCATATCTCATTTTAGGAGATGTGTTCTATGCTGACTGCTTTTCatgtagagagaaaaaaactatATTTGGGTGAAAATTTCTTAGGGACACGTCAGGTCTCTGGAAGCACTTCTGCCCTCAAAAGCCTCCTTCTGTAAtctcagaaaaatacttttatccAATGtatttagataatttttttgtttgttttatttatttctctagtCTTGTCTCTTTGACTGTCTGAGGCTTCAAATAAGATTTCAGAAGCTCACCCAAAGTTTCTGTACTGACCCTGCTAGAAGCAGGGACATTGAGTTAAAGCCGTGGTTCAGATTTGTAGACACTAATGCAATAAAGCACCCAAGGAGTGCATCTTCTCTGAACTCCTGCACTGCTAGAGACCTCATAACTGCTAAGGAAGGGGGTTAAAGCAAGACTTTTCTCTTTAGCCATTCCTAGGAAAGCTGCTTACCAGATGGATAATCCATTGTGGACGGTGAACTCTCCTTGTTGAAGGCTCTGTAGGTGCTGTCGTTGTCTTTCAAACGTGCATATACCCCAAATGAGCACAAATAAATAGAGATAACAGAGTGGGCATGGATGTCTTCTCTAAAACAATCAGTGGACGTCTCTAGTCTTGTGGGCTTGCCCAGTGTCTGTGCAAGGGCCacaggccaggctggagcacTGTAAATGCTGCCCCACCATCCACTCTCCCAGGCAGACggtgcagcagctcctgtcagGGTGATCAGTTGCCTCTTGGGTGACACCTGCTATTCAACAGTTTGAtgcagaggaaatatttttgctaaaaTAGTTAAGGATTATTAAAATGGCCATACAGAGAGTTGCATTAAAGGGAGGTGATAGAGGAAGGCCATGTTTCCCTCCTGCAAAAAATACTGACAGTGCCTGCCATTTGGtgatatttaaatacatttcaacAGCAACATGTTTGCTCTGAGAGTGAGGCatagcagaaaataattcctaCATTGAGTTATTAGAGGTAAAGGAGCAGCAATGACTCTAGCCTGAagagggatgaggcagccactCAGGCAAGCCATCTCCTCAGTTGTCTGTGTGTGAATTCAGTGGGGCCTCCACAAAGAGGGCTGTTCAGTGCAGGGTAACCCTATATTTCTGTCTTCCTTATGgatcccttttccttccttccctatCCCAGTCTGAAGatggtaatatttttaaaaggttacaAACTGTTTCAGAAGGCAAGTGCAGGACAGGCTGAGGATCTGGAAATATGCTGGTCACACCTGGAACAAATGGTCATCTCATCTTCCTCCCATGTATGCAAGAACAGCAGTACCCTTGCTTCATTGGTAGCTGTGTATTCATTGCTAGAATTAGGGCAAATACCCAGAATATAGCAGTTTTTTCTTACTGCCCTGTACAGTTCATCTCGTGGCTTCCAGTGTTTGAAGTGGATGACTGACATTATTTCTGATGAATTGAGGTGAACCATTGTTTCTCTCTACTATACCACAAAAAATGGACACAGGTATCCTTCTTGGCCTACTGCCAGTCAATCAATGTTAAAACATTGACATATGGGTGTGggattttttctgtctttaaaatagGATCAATAACATTAAGGTTTGTCGTGGAGATAgtagaaataaagcaaaaaatccaAGAGCTATTTATGGTTTTAGGATGACATCTGTCATGTGGGTGACAGTAGAATGAAAAGTAGGAATTTCAGAGCTCTTCATAGTTGAATGAATTGATTGAGCACATATTTTTTGGTGCTTTAAAAAGCACTAGTTACCCAAAGTGTTTACATACAAACAATAAAATCTATGAACTGGCTGCACTAGCTTCAATCCATGTCATTGTTCATTTTCCACTCCcactcttcttcctcctctggaCTACTAACTCTCAAAAAGACTTTTATTTGAAACTCATaaattacctgaaaaaaaaaaaataaataaattaacaattcagcagctcccagcaaagCCACTCTTGCCCTTTTCAGGCTGTTTTACACTGCCTGAGTCTCTGCAGGGATGGAACCATTTCTGCTGACCTGCACTGGCAATGCCCAGCTCCGTACCCCAAACAAACAGGAtttagaggaaagaaagaaatactctCAGTTTGTTTCATTCCTAACGAGTGTTTGACAGCTGTGACTCGTGGCACAGCAATAAACTTTTAGAAAGCATAATGCTGCAGCTTCAAAAGTGATGGCAGAAGTCTCTTACAGGTcaggtgctgctgaggagaagcTACcggggcaggctggagaggtatCCAACTTTCAaatccttcctctgctctgagcGGGATGAAGAACCATGGAGAAATGTGCAGTGCACAGAGGGCAAGATGAACTGTTGTTCCTCACCATTCGTGAGTATCAATGacttttccttcaggaaaggcaggttgTTACAGTAAGCAGCTCCTTCCCGACGGTTTTTGCTCGGTTTTGCATGTGCTGGGTGTGAGCTGCCTGTTAGTGGCTGACTGCTTAAGGGACTACACGCTATGTTCAGGCTTCCTTCTGTGCTCATGGTCTCAGAGCAAAACCCAACTTTCAAGAGTAAGAGCTTGCTTGAAAGAGAAGGCAGTAATAAAAGGCAGGGTATTATGCTGT harbors:
- the LOC127387784 gene encoding LOW QUALITY PROTEIN: RING finger protein 223 (The sequence of the model RefSeq protein was modified relative to this genomic sequence to represent the inferred CDS: inserted 2 bases in 1 codon; deleted 2 bases in 1 codon), which gives rise to MAEPTQKGGVGQGGRREEDEAAAAPSYEDYECKICYNYFDLERRAPKLLECLHTFCQECLSQLHLRAAQQPAAAEAGPGRSADGSLACPLCRHRTALPDHRVHSLPVNTKLAAACPPQLRARDPLPQDRLPPLPPRRPXPAPGKRPPPSPRPPRPPPAAPGRAPRGGYESCQSCKRAALSAGCVCVVVSFLSMVVLLFTGLIFVNQYGGDAGPGASASPSPVGPICLSVASILALFSVVVTWLICWLKYRPEAATGGAAANSTPRGRAAARRSDT